From Helicobacter sp. MIT 21-1697, a single genomic window includes:
- the def gene encoding peptide deformylase: protein MAILTILKYPNALLRKKSTPVEIFDDKLHSFLDDMYETLVESKGVGLAAIQVGRAERILIINIPREEDKQQYKEDLLEIINPTFLTQEENIEWEEGCLSVPDFYESIKRFDKVSIAYKDRYGNDKILKAQGFLAVAIQHEIDHLNGVLFVDKLPILKRKKFEKELKKLKKESQA, encoded by the coding sequence TTGGCGATTTTGACGATTTTGAAATATCCTAATGCACTACTACGCAAAAAATCCACACCTGTGGAGATTTTTGACGATAAATTGCATAGCTTTCTTGATGATATGTATGAGACACTTGTAGAAAGCAAGGGTGTGGGTTTGGCTGCGATTCAAGTAGGAAGAGCGGAGCGGATTCTCATTATTAATATTCCGCGTGAAGAGGATAAACAACAATATAAAGAGGATTTACTTGAAATCATTAATCCCACTTTTTTAACACAAGAAGAAAACATAGAATGGGAAGAGGGCTGCTTATCTGTACCTGATTTTTATGAAAGTATCAAACGATTTGATAAAGTCTCAATCGCTTATAAAGACCGCTATGGCAATGATAAGATTCTCAAAGCTCAAGGATTTCTTGCAGTAGCGATTCAACACGAGATAGATCATCTCAATGGTGTTTTGTTTGTTGATAAACTCCCTATTTTAAAACGTAAAAAATTTGAAAAAGAACTCAAAAAACTTAAAAAAGAATCTCAAGCTTAA